The Streptomyces sp. DH-12 genome has a window encoding:
- a CDS encoding RNA methyltransferase: protein MVSVGPELISPRSARVSAARRLAKRNFRGKERLFLAEGPQAVREAAAHRTGDTATLVELFATPEAAGRHADIVGAARDAGARVHLASEQVVADISTTVTPQGLVGVCRFLDTPFEQILVARPRLVAVLAHVRDPGNAGTVLRCADAAGADAVVLTDASVDLYNPKAVRASVGSHFHLPVAVNVPVERAVTGLREAGVRLLAADGAGDRDLDEELDKGTMGGPTAWIFGNEAWGLPEETRALTDAVVRVPIHGKAESLNLATAAAVCLYASARAQRAAGGSRSVTES, encoded by the coding sequence ATGGTGTCCGTCGGTCCTGAGCTGATCTCTCCCCGGTCCGCCCGCGTGAGCGCCGCCCGGCGGCTCGCCAAGCGGAACTTCCGCGGGAAGGAACGGCTGTTCCTCGCCGAGGGACCGCAGGCCGTCCGCGAGGCCGCCGCGCACCGCACCGGGGACACCGCCACGCTCGTCGAGCTGTTCGCCACCCCCGAGGCCGCCGGGCGCCACGCCGACATCGTGGGCGCCGCCCGGGACGCCGGGGCCCGGGTGCACCTCGCCTCCGAGCAGGTCGTCGCCGACATCTCCACCACCGTCACCCCGCAGGGCCTGGTCGGCGTCTGCCGCTTCCTGGACACCCCGTTCGAGCAGATCCTCGTCGCCCGTCCCCGCCTCGTCGCCGTCCTCGCCCATGTGCGCGACCCCGGCAACGCCGGCACCGTGCTGCGCTGCGCCGACGCCGCGGGAGCCGACGCCGTCGTCCTCACCGACGCCTCCGTCGACCTGTACAACCCCAAGGCCGTGCGCGCCTCCGTCGGCTCCCACTTCCACCTCCCCGTCGCCGTGAACGTGCCGGTCGAACGGGCCGTGACGGGGCTGCGCGAGGCGGGCGTACGGCTGCTCGCCGCCGACGGGGCCGGCGACCGCGACCTCGACGAGGAGCTCGACAAGGGCACCATGGGCGGCCCCACCGCCTGGATCTTCGGCAACGAGGCGTGGGGTCTGCCCGAGGAGACCCGCGCCCTCACCGACGCCGTCGTCCGCGTCCCCATCCACGGAAAGGCCGAGAGCCTGAACCTCGCCACCGCCGCCGCCGTATGTCTCTACGCGTCGGCACGTGCACAGCGCGCCGCCGGAGGGTCCCGCTCCGTCACCGAGAGCTAG
- the rplT gene encoding 50S ribosomal protein L20 yields the protein MARVKRAVNAHKKRRAILEQASGYRGQRSRLYRKAKEQVTHSLVYNYNDRKKRKGDFRQLWIQRINAAARANGITYNRFIQGLKAANVEVDRKILAELAVNDATAFAALVEVAQKALPADVNAPKAA from the coding sequence GTGGCACGCGTCAAGCGGGCAGTCAACGCCCACAAGAAGCGCCGGGCGATCCTCGAGCAGGCCTCCGGCTACCGCGGTCAGCGCTCGCGCCTGTACCGCAAGGCCAAGGAGCAGGTCACCCACTCGCTGGTCTACAACTACAACGACCGCAAGAAGCGCAAGGGCGACTTCCGTCAGCTGTGGATCCAGCGCATCAACGCCGCTGCCCGCGCCAACGGCATCACGTACAACCGCTTCATCCAGGGTCTGAAGGCCGCCAACGTCGAGGTCGACCGCAAGATCCTGGCCGAGCTGGCTGTCAACGACGCCACCGCCTTCGCCGCGCTCGTCGAGGTCGCGCAGAAGGCGCTGCCGGCGGACGTGAACGCGCCCAAGGCTGCGTGA